A genome region from Pseudorca crassidens isolate mPseCra1 chromosome 20, mPseCra1.hap1, whole genome shotgun sequence includes the following:
- the CEBPA gene encoding CCAAT/enhancer-binding protein alpha codes for MESADFYEAEPRPPMSSHLQSPPHAPSSAAFGFLRGAGPAQPPAPPAAPEPLGGICEHETSIDISAYIDPAAFNDEFLADLFQHSRQQEKAKAAAAPAGGGGDFDYPGAPVGPGGAVMPGGAHGPPPGYGCSAAGYLDGRLEPLYERVGAPALRPLVIKQEPREEDEAKQLALAGLFPYQPPPPPPPQHSHPPPAHLAAPHLQFQIAHCGQTTMHLQPGHPTPPPTPVPSPHPAPALGAAGLPGPGGALKGLAVGHPDIRAGGGGGGGGGAGKGKKSVDKNSNEYRVRRERNNIAVRKSRDKAKQRNVETQQKVLELTSDNDRLRKRVEQLSRELDTLRGIFRQLPESSLVKAMGNCA; via the coding sequence ATGGAGTCGGCCGACTTCTACGAGGCGGAGCCGCGGCCCCCGATGAGCAGCCACCTCCAGAGCCCCCCGCACGCGCCCAGCAGCGCCGCTTTCGGCTTTCTCCGGGGCGCGGGTCCCgcgcagcccccagccccacctgccgcCCCGGAGCCGCTGGGCGGCATCTGCGAACACGAGACGTCCATCGACATCAGCGCCTACATCGACCCGGCCGCCTTCAACGACGAGTTCCTGGCCGACCTGTTCCAGCACAGCCGGCAGCAGGAGAAGGCCAAGGCGGCCGCGGCCCCCGCAGGAGGCGGCGGCGACTTTGACTACCCGGGCGCCCCCGTGGGCCCCGGCGGCGCCGTCATGCCCGGAGGGGCGCACGGCCCCCCGCCCGGCTACGGCTGCTCGGCGGCCGGCTACCTGGACGGCAGGCTGGAACCCCTGTACGAGCGCGTCGGGGCGCCGGCTCTACGGCCGCTGGTGATCAAGCAGGAGCCGCGCGAGGAGGACGAGGCGAAGCAGCTGGCGCTGGCCGGCCTCTTTCCCTACcagcctccgccgccgccgccaccacaGCACTCACACCCGCCGCCCGCTCACCTGGCCGCCCCGCACCTGCAGTTCCAGATCGCGCACTGCGGCCAGACCACCATGCACCTGCAGCCCGGCCACCCCACGCCGCCGCCCACGCCCGTGCCCAGCCCGCACCCAGCGCCCGCGCTCGGCGCCGCTGGCCTGCCAGGCCCCGGCGGTGCGCTCAAGGGGCTGGCCGTCGGGCACCCAGACATccgcgcgggcggcggcggcggcggcggcggcggcgcgggcaaAGGCAAGAAGTCCGTGGACAAGAACAGCAACGAGTACCGGGTGCGGCGCGAGCGCAACAACATCGCGGTGCGCAAGAGCCGGGACAAGGCCAAGCAGCGCAACGTGGAGACGCAGCAGAAGGTGCTGGAGCTGACCAGTGACAATGACCGCCTGCGCAAGCGGGTGGAACAACTGAGCCGCGAACTGGACACGCTGCGGGGCATCTTCCGCCAGCTGCCTGAGAGCTCCCTGGTCAAGGCCATGGGCAACTGCGCGTGA